The Chryseobacterium indicum genome contains a region encoding:
- a CDS encoding IS5 family transposase, with translation MSRGKRGFSTRFDLGKIFQLIIKRLKTGCQWRELSLKEYFTNQGISWQLIYYYFNKWSKDGSFRRIWVSLLKKNKRNLDLSCVQMDGSHTRSKTGGESVGYQGRKSSKTSNCIFLCDNQGQMLSMGEPVSGEHHDLYQIEETLEEIFVLLDEADIECKGLFLNADSGFDGKKCRDILEKKEMIANIKENPRNGNTEHEKYFDSELYKRRFKIEKANAWLDSFKALLVRFETLNITWMSLHYLAFSILFLRKIKV, from the coding sequence TTGAGCAGAGGAAAACGGGGATTTTCAACAAGATTTGATTTAGGGAAAATCTTTCAACTCATTATTAAGCGTTTAAAAACAGGCTGCCAATGGCGCGAGCTGAGTCTTAAAGAGTACTTTACCAATCAGGGAATCAGTTGGCAACTGATTTATTATTATTTTAATAAATGGAGTAAGGATGGTTCTTTCAGGCGAATTTGGGTTTCCCTTCTTAAAAAGAATAAAAGAAATTTAGATCTTTCCTGTGTTCAGATGGACGGGAGCCATACGCGCAGTAAAACCGGTGGCGAATCGGTAGGTTATCAGGGACGAAAATCATCAAAGACCAGTAATTGTATCTTCCTTTGTGATAATCAGGGACAAATGCTTTCAATGGGAGAGCCGGTGAGCGGAGAACATCATGACCTTTATCAGATTGAAGAAACTTTAGAGGAGATTTTTGTTCTTTTGGATGAAGCTGATATAGAGTGTAAAGGATTATTCCTGAATGCAGATTCAGGTTTTGACGGTAAAAAATGCAGAGATATTCTTGAGAAAAAAGAAATGATTGCCAATATTAAAGAGAATCCACGGAATGGAAATACAGAGCATGAAAAATATTTTGATTCCGAACTGTATAAAAGAAGATTCAAAATAGAAAAAGCAAATGCATGGCTGGATAGCTTCAAAGCACTATTAGTAAGGTTTGAAACTTTAAATATTACATGGATGAGTTTGCATTATCTGGCTTTTTCTATTTTGTTTCTCAGAAAAATAAAAGTTTAA
- a CDS encoding DUF4158 domain-containing protein encodes MLTIINLFKEKDIELFDNPVELSVDERKVLFTLEFDNDLEPNLRKGITTVGYILQKGYFLAQKKFFVPSQFKEDDINYVSNLCGLKYKTNMAEYKRSLYTQYRVYILNQFGYKAFSDCLDLFEKEALELVKTPQRPKEIFYSLISFLEEKKIEHPKYYVFAQTISKSLKLFEESLVNLVDKNLSIIQKELFDEMMNLPSGKDEVSSKNPYLITKLKRVIQTITPRKIKESIDDFNIIKDMHFHLSNITKLNEISGILNYYAVWVVKAEHIQFDSIRDKKRKRLFIVSFIIYQYRVRQDAFVDVFLQIFQKYYNNANKSIATDFLKKDLKPNKQKQLAKIRNIIFTSKKQLEKVKRIIFTSQYEDSQKLRLIKDIFTSEN; translated from the coding sequence ATGCTAACAATAATAAATTTATTTAAGGAAAAAGATATTGAACTTTTCGATAATCCGGTTGAATTATCAGTTGATGAAAGAAAAGTATTATTTACCTTAGAGTTTGACAACGATCTTGAACCCAATTTAAGGAAGGGAATTACTACTGTTGGCTATATTCTTCAAAAAGGTTATTTCTTAGCTCAAAAAAAGTTTTTTGTCCCAAGCCAATTTAAAGAAGATGATATAAATTATGTATCTAATTTATGTGGGTTGAAGTACAAAACAAATATGGCAGAATATAAAAGATCCCTATATACCCAATACAGAGTTTATATTTTAAATCAATTTGGATATAAAGCCTTCTCCGATTGTTTGGATCTATTTGAAAAAGAAGCTTTAGAACTGGTTAAAACTCCCCAAAGACCAAAAGAAATTTTTTATTCTTTAATTTCATTTTTGGAAGAGAAAAAGATTGAGCATCCTAAATACTATGTTTTTGCTCAGACCATATCCAAATCTTTAAAATTATTTGAAGAAAGTTTAGTAAATCTGGTTGATAAAAATCTTAGTATCATTCAAAAAGAATTATTTGATGAAATGATGAACCTTCCTTCAGGTAAAGATGAAGTATCTTCTAAAAATCCTTATTTGATTACTAAATTAAAGAGGGTAATTCAAACAATAACTCCAAGAAAAATTAAGGAAAGCATAGATGATTTTAATATTATTAAGGATATGCATTTCCATCTTTCTAATATTACTAAGTTGAATGAAATTTCCGGAATTCTAAATTATTATGCTGTTTGGGTAGTAAAAGCAGAACATATTCAGTTTGATAGCATTCGGGACAAAAAAAGGAAAAGACTTTTCATTGTATCATTCATTATTTATCAATACCGTGTTCGTCAGGATGCATTTGTTGATGTTTTTCTTCAGATTTTTCAAAAATATTATAATAATGCGAATAAATCTATAGCAACTGATTTTTTAAAGAAAGATTTAAAGCCGAATAAACAAAAACAATTGGCAAAGATTAGAAATATTATTTTTACTTCAAAGAAACAATTAGAAAAGGTAAAACGGATAATTTTTACAAGTCAATATGAGGATTCCCAAAAACTTAGATTAATAAAAGATATTTTTACTTCTGAAAACTAG
- a CDS encoding IS5 family transposase, with amino-acid sequence MLGKNPEKKPELFRPMLVDFIDHEHELVLLSEKIDWNYFEKEFSPLYSKVGNPSHPIRFMVGCLLLKHLYNLGDETLEKAWIMNPYMQHFCGRVFFEHEFPCDPSNFVHFRKRIGEKGIEKIFAYSVRMHDAKTNTSNFVLSDTTVQENNTSFPTDAKLCKKVIDYCNKIAGNEGIKQRQRYTKVSKQMVRNTYNGKHPKRAKAARKSQRQLKTIAMRLIRELQRNFNAEQQEFYKDLMTLYTKVVTQKRNDADKIYSIHKPFTRCIAKGKAHSQYEFGNKVGLITTANKGKKIILGIKAFLQTPYDGHTIEPLLEQMETGGQKLPKELVYDRGGRGKSEIKGVKISIPSTPRKKDTAYQKQTKRKKFRTRAAIEPIIGHLKTDFRLAKNYFMGETGPQINALLAATAWNMKKMMELLKQKIIFLFYKIQIMLFSNPVFKNKLNSGFC; translated from the coding sequence ATGTTGGGGAAAAATCCAGAAAAGAAGCCAGAATTATTCCGCCCAATGTTGGTGGATTTTATTGACCACGAGCATGAACTTGTTCTACTTTCAGAAAAAATAGATTGGAATTATTTTGAGAAAGAATTTTCGCCCTTGTATTCCAAAGTGGGCAATCCGAGCCATCCGATTCGGTTTATGGTGGGTTGTTTGCTACTGAAACATTTGTATAATTTGGGCGATGAGACGTTGGAAAAAGCCTGGATCATGAATCCTTATATGCAGCATTTTTGTGGCAGGGTTTTCTTTGAACACGAATTTCCTTGTGACCCGAGTAATTTTGTTCATTTCCGAAAAAGAATTGGCGAAAAAGGTATCGAAAAAATCTTTGCCTACAGCGTAAGAATGCACGATGCCAAGACGAACACCTCAAATTTTGTTTTGTCCGATACTACCGTTCAGGAGAATAATACCTCTTTTCCTACCGATGCAAAATTGTGCAAAAAAGTGATTGATTATTGCAACAAAATAGCCGGAAATGAAGGCATAAAACAAAGACAACGCTACACAAAAGTCAGCAAACAAATGGTGCGCAACACCTACAACGGAAAACATCCCAAGCGGGCAAAAGCGGCAAGGAAATCTCAAAGACAGCTCAAAACCATCGCCATGAGACTGATTCGTGAATTGCAACGGAATTTTAATGCAGAACAGCAAGAATTTTATAAAGATTTAATGACATTGTACACCAAGGTTGTCACACAAAAAAGAAACGATGCCGATAAAATTTACAGCATTCACAAGCCTTTTACCCGATGTATTGCCAAAGGAAAAGCGCATAGCCAGTATGAATTTGGGAATAAGGTAGGTTTGATAACCACCGCCAACAAAGGCAAGAAAATTATTCTCGGGATTAAAGCATTTTTGCAAACTCCTTACGATGGTCACACCATAGAACCACTTTTGGAACAGATGGAAACCGGTGGTCAAAAGCTCCCAAAAGAACTCGTTTACGATAGAGGTGGCAGAGGAAAATCAGAAATAAAGGGCGTGAAAATCTCCATCCCAAGCACTCCAAGAAAAAAAGACACTGCTTATCAAAAGCAGACAAAGCGCAAAAAATTTAGAACCAGAGCGGCAATAGAACCTATCATCGGACATTTAAAAACCGATTTTAGGCTGGCAAAAAATTACTTCATGGGAGAAACGGGACCACAAATCAATGCATTACTAGCTGCAACCGCTTGGAACATGAAGAAAATGATGGAACTACTGAAACAGAAAATTATTTTCTTATTTTATAAGATACAAATTATGCTGTTTTCTAATCCTGTTTTTAAAAATAAATTAAATAGTGGGTTTTGTTAA
- a CDS encoding recombinase family protein — protein MRIGYVRVSTQDQNFNLQEDALRKSGCEMIYRETASGANTDRPELARIMEHLRSGDIIVVYKLDRLGRSLKHLLEVVEILNKKEVGLQSISDMIDTTTPQGRLFFHISASFAEFEKDLIRERTKAGLEAARARGRKGGRKAGISKEAEQKAILAEIYYNEGKLSVNEIAADLKISKMTLYKYLRHRNVFINSYKKANS, from the coding sequence ATGAGAATAGGATATGTTAGGGTATCTACCCAGGATCAGAATTTCAATCTTCAGGAAGATGCATTACGCAAAAGCGGATGTGAAATGATATATAGGGAAACAGCTTCCGGAGCAAATACGGACCGCCCGGAACTTGCCAGGATAATGGAACATCTTCGCTCGGGAGATATTATAGTGGTATATAAGCTGGATCGTCTCGGGCGTTCATTAAAACATTTACTGGAAGTTGTTGAAATACTGAATAAAAAAGAAGTTGGTCTGCAAAGCATAAGTGATATGATTGACACCACTACCCCCCAAGGAAGATTATTTTTCCATATTTCTGCATCCTTTGCAGAATTTGAAAAGGATTTGATTCGTGAGAGAACAAAAGCAGGATTGGAAGCTGCAAGGGCAAGAGGCAGAAAAGGGGGGCGCAAAGCAGGAATAAGCAAAGAAGCTGAGCAAAAGGCTATTTTGGCGGAAATCTATTACAACGAAGGAAAATTGAGTGTCAATGAGATTGCAGCAGATCTCAAAATCTCTAAAATGACTTTATATAAGTATTTAAGACACAGAAATGTTTTTATAAATAGTTATAAGAAAGCTAATTCTTAA
- a CDS encoding tetratricopeptide repeat protein codes for MLKLFLFYIILYLSLFSQMKAQQYTEKQIDSINLIAQNTLDENPDKAFAIATKAYQYSDKIQYDLGKLVSLEFMGYVYYMKEDSKKVLEYSIKQEKLALEVKDYKYVCIAMRSKAGAYAALGFYDEAEMTLRNALVYVEKISKPNRYHRIRGAIFETFDYVEGCKVQPDYSVKLKWSKKVLEEYLKIENAEPLTLTLSYSNLGKAYISLGKYDSATVYLNKALQLSQKYDDKFVEPQVWFGLARVSQENKNYKEAISFFKKSYEKGSGVNSPTDKRDIYEQLFRCYSDLGDSANADLYYKKWNTIKDSITNAERNSINTTTKQIVKEKEEKLTAEKNNLYYIIIGSVLLLIISIYFIIKYIKNYQKEKLQKEKTEANLIKNEGELSELELKINDSFNEVLELAKNNNPAFLIRFKEVYPEFSSKLLSAYPEMTLGQLKFCALLKLNFSTKEIAEYSHLSVRSVEMKKSRLRKQLNISSHIDLNKWMMEF; via the coding sequence ATGTTGAAATTGTTTTTATTTTATATTATCCTGTATCTTTCGCTTTTCTCGCAGATGAAAGCACAGCAGTATACTGAAAAACAAATTGACAGCATTAATTTGATTGCCCAAAATACCCTCGATGAAAATCCTGATAAAGCTTTTGCCATTGCAACCAAAGCTTATCAATATTCTGATAAAATTCAATACGATTTGGGTAAGCTCGTAAGCCTTGAATTTATGGGATATGTTTACTACATGAAAGAAGATTCTAAGAAAGTACTAGAGTATTCTATAAAACAGGAAAAACTGGCTTTAGAAGTTAAAGATTATAAATACGTTTGTATAGCAATGCGATCGAAAGCAGGCGCCTACGCTGCATTGGGATTTTATGACGAGGCTGAAATGACACTGAGAAATGCTCTTGTCTATGTGGAAAAAATTTCAAAACCTAATCGCTATCACAGAATAAGAGGAGCAATCTTTGAAACATTCGATTATGTGGAAGGCTGCAAAGTACAGCCCGATTATTCGGTAAAGCTTAAATGGAGTAAGAAAGTTTTGGAAGAATATCTGAAAATTGAAAACGCAGAGCCTTTAACACTAACCCTGTCGTACAGTAATTTAGGAAAAGCCTATATTTCTTTGGGAAAATATGACAGTGCAACAGTATATCTTAATAAAGCCCTTCAGTTATCTCAAAAATATGACGACAAATTTGTAGAGCCACAAGTTTGGTTTGGTCTTGCACGTGTGAGCCAGGAAAATAAGAATTATAAAGAAGCCATTTCTTTCTTTAAAAAGTCATATGAAAAAGGTTCAGGGGTTAATTCCCCAACAGATAAAAGAGATATATATGAGCAATTATTTCGATGTTATAGTGACTTGGGAGATTCAGCAAATGCAGATTTATATTATAAAAAATGGAACACAATAAAAGATAGTATTACTAATGCCGAAAGAAACAGTATAAATACTACTACAAAACAGATCGTCAAAGAAAAAGAAGAAAAACTAACAGCCGAAAAAAATAATCTGTACTATATCATTATTGGATCTGTCTTGTTGTTAATAATAAGTATTTATTTCATTATAAAATATATTAAAAATTACCAAAAAGAAAAACTGCAAAAAGAAAAAACCGAAGCCAATCTTATAAAAAATGAAGGAGAACTTTCCGAACTGGAACTGAAAATCAATGACTCTTTTAATGAGGTGCTTGAACTGGCAAAAAATAATAATCCTGCTTTTCTTATAAGATTTAAAGAAGTTTACCCGGAGTTTTCCAGTAAGCTTTTATCTGCTTATCCTGAAATGACACTAGGACAGCTAAAATTCTGTGCACTTTTGAAACTTAATTTTTCTACCAAAGAAATTGCTGAATATAGTCATCTTTCTGTAAGGAGTGTGGAGATGAAAAAAAGCAGGTTGAGAAAACAATTAAACATATCATCCCATATAGATCTTAATAAATGGATGATGGAATTTTAA
- a CDS encoding transposase, which yields MNLKTIHIGKSIEERVQQLEIPKERICKFLNCEEEDLENMYKNPSMDTEILLRWSKLLEYDFFRLYVGHLILYAPPSAINAIEKQTNRPSKLPIFRKNIYTQEIKDFILSKIDKGEMSVPEIIETYKIPKTTLYKWVYKSEKK from the coding sequence ATGAATTTGAAAACTATCCATATTGGAAAATCTATTGAAGAAAGGGTACAACAATTAGAAATACCCAAAGAGAGGATTTGCAAATTTTTGAATTGTGAAGAAGAAGATCTGGAAAATATGTATAAAAATCCAAGCATGGATACAGAAATTTTACTTCGCTGGTCAAAACTATTGGAATATGATTTTTTCAGGTTATATGTAGGGCATCTGATTCTCTATGCCCCGCCTTCTGCAATCAATGCAATTGAAAAGCAAACAAACAGGCCAAGTAAATTACCCATATTCAGAAAAAATATTTATACACAGGAAATTAAAGATTTTATTTTAAGTAAAATTGATAAGGGAGAAATGTCGGTTCCTGAAATTATTGAGACTTATAAAATACCTAAAACAACACTCTATAAATGGGTTTATAAATCTGAAAAAAAATAA
- a CDS encoding helix-turn-helix domain-containing protein codes for MKQPDYIRIYKDIIAEFYPEKLLDSEMIKRIENIRSSEDVISINDLLFKKNINNVNNQKLKSYDKKTILRILSYQKKHNFSNSYISLKYKMSRNTIAKWKKIYINEFETII; via the coding sequence ATGAAACAGCCAGACTATATCAGAATTTACAAAGATATCATAGCGGAATTTTACCCTGAAAAACTTCTGGATTCGGAAATGATAAAAAGAATAGAAAATATACGTTCATCGGAAGATGTGATCAGTATTAATGATCTTCTCTTTAAAAAAAATATAAATAATGTGAATAACCAGAAATTAAAATCATATGATAAAAAAACAATTTTAAGAATTCTCAGTTACCAAAAGAAACACAATTTTTCCAACAGCTATATTTCTCTCAAATATAAAATGAGCAGAAATACAATTGCTAAATGGAAAAAAATATATATCAATGAATTTGAAACAATCATTTAA
- a CDS encoding YybH family protein: MKIPDMQRWVDIWNNSDFDLFIELYEVSAIMFSPEISFVKGNKNIAAFLKNQVDKIDISFITEEIFTDYGIVYEEGTYQYKKNDNQNIISEGKYLVIWVLDIVEKQEEAKWRIRCHIWN, from the coding sequence ATGAAAATCCCCGATATGCAGAGATGGGTTGATATCTGGAACAACTCAGACTTTGATTTATTTATTGAATTATATGAAGTTTCTGCAATAATGTTTTCTCCTGAAATATCTTTTGTAAAAGGGAATAAGAATATTGCAGCTTTTTTAAAAAACCAGGTAGATAAAATTGATATTTCATTTATCACTGAAGAAATATTTACAGATTACGGAATAGTATATGAAGAAGGAACCTATCAATATAAAAAAAATGATAATCAGAATATTATCTCTGAAGGAAAGTACTTGGTAATATGGGTACTCGATATTGTTGAGAAGCAAGAGGAGGCTAAATGGAGAATAAGGTGCCATATCTGGAATTAA
- a CDS encoding thermonuclease family protein: MILNRIVFLIIFSFSTFLFSQIKAKVVGIKDGDTIVVLLDGDQQKTLRLAEVDCPENGQPFGKNAKQFTSNEVFGKFITYFPTEGANQKWGKMSIKKHN, encoded by the coding sequence TTGATATTAAATAGGATAGTTTTTCTAATAATTTTTTCTTTTTCAACTTTTCTTTTTTCGCAGATCAAAGCAAAGGTTGTTGGAATAAAAGATGGTGATACCATTGTTGTCTTACTTGATGGAGATCAACAAAAAACGTTGCGATTGGCTGAAGTTGATTGTCCGGAAAATGGCCAGCCTTTCGGAAAAAATGCAAAACAATTTACAAGCAATGAAGTCTTTGGAAAATTTATTACTTACTTTCCAACAGAGGGTGCAAACCAAAAATGGGGCAAAATGTCCATTAAAAAGCATAATTAA
- a CDS encoding transposase: MSRGKRGFSTRFDLGKIFQLIIKRLKTGCQWRELSLKEYFTNQRISWQLIYYYFNKWSKDGSFRRIWVSLLKKNKRDLDLSCVQMDGSHTRSKTGGESVGYQGRKSSKTSNCIFLCDNQGQMLSMGEPVSGEHHDLYQIEETLEEIFVLLDEADIECKGLFLNADSGFDGKKCRDILEKKEMIANIKENPRNGNTQHEKYFDSELYKRRFKIEKANAWLDSFKALLVRFETLNITWVSLHYLAFSILFLRKIKV; this comes from the coding sequence TTGAGCAGAGGAAAACGGGGATTTTCAACAAGATTTGATTTAGGGAAAATCTTTCAACTCATTATTAAGCGTTTAAAAACAGGCTGCCAATGGCGCGAGCTGAGTCTTAAAGAGTACTTTACCAATCAGAGAATCAGTTGGCAACTGATTTATTATTATTTTAATAAATGGAGTAAGGATGGTTCTTTCAGGCGAATTTGGGTTTCCCTTCTTAAAAAGAATAAAAGAGATTTAGATCTTTCCTGTGTTCAGATGGACGGGAGTCATACGCGCAGTAAAACCGGTGGCGAATCGGTAGGTTATCAGGGACGAAAATCATCAAAGACCAGTAATTGTATCTTCCTTTGTGATAATCAGGGACAAATGCTTTCAATGGGAGAGCCGGTGAGCGGAGAACATCATGACCTTTATCAGATTGAAGAAACTTTAGAGGAGATTTTTGTTCTTTTGGATGAAGCTGATATAGAGTGTAAAGGATTATTCCTGAATGCAGATTCAGGTTTTGACGGTAAAAAATGCAGAGATATTCTTGAGAAAAAAGAAATGATTGCCAATATTAAAGAGAATCCACGGAATGGAAATACACAGCATGAAAAATATTTTGATTCCGAACTGTATAAAAGAAGATTCAAAATAGAAAAAGCAAATGCATGGCTGGATAGCTTCAAAGCGCTATTAGTAAGGTTTGAAACTTTAAATATTACATGGGTGAGTTTGCATTATCTGGCTTTTTCTATTTTGTTTCTCAGAAAAATAAAAGTTTAA
- a CDS encoding TniQ family protein, protein MVYIPSLKKNVLPIMLKPKYDELFTSWLCRMSVEYGLKPHTFLQNYLEDKAPPLRRDLDLFENNYLMNFIINHTSFPKNKVRRLFLNDLNLFAFKDFQEKKSYISNVLPLGVSNRKMGINTGIQYCPSCLKHQLYYKIRWRLVTSVICLRCYVQLKDQCPHCKSPINFIKIYTSSNTSTVEKLLLDQCFKCKENLSIDSDLIKATSSEITYQKLINGSIKNGFNSFCNYSFYYIEALLHFSLLLGSSRQKNNFRNYILDIYKLEIEPNKAHIHYWSVEYRRKILPVVNQFLQSNPTYEELKFYQITKSYIDPENRLPFWVYQKFNL, encoded by the coding sequence ATGGTTTACATTCCATCTCTAAAAAAGAATGTTCTTCCCATTATGCTTAAGCCCAAGTATGATGAATTGTTCACGTCATGGCTTTGTAGAATGTCGGTTGAATATGGATTAAAACCACATACTTTTTTGCAGAATTATCTCGAAGATAAAGCACCACCACTAAGAAGAGATTTAGACTTGTTCGAAAACAATTATCTAATGAATTTTATAATTAACCATACTTCATTTCCAAAAAATAAGGTTAGAAGATTATTTTTAAACGACTTAAATCTGTTTGCATTTAAAGACTTTCAAGAAAAAAAGAGCTATATTTCAAATGTACTCCCTTTAGGGGTTTCAAATCGAAAAATGGGAATTAATACTGGAATTCAATATTGTCCTTCATGCTTAAAGCACCAACTTTATTATAAAATTAGATGGAGATTAGTAACCTCAGTCATTTGTTTAAGATGTTACGTCCAGCTTAAAGATCAATGTCCACATTGCAAATCCCCAATAAACTTCATCAAAATTTATACTTCGAGCAATACATCTACTGTTGAGAAGTTACTTCTAGACCAATGTTTCAAATGCAAAGAAAATCTTTCAATAGATAGCGATTTAATAAAAGCTACGTCCAGTGAAATCACCTATCAAAAATTAATTAATGGTAGTATAAAAAACGGATTTAACAGCTTTTGTAATTACTCATTTTATTATATTGAGGCTTTACTTCATTTTTCGTTGTTACTTGGCTCTTCACGTCAAAAAAATAATTTTAGAAATTATATTCTTGATATATATAAATTGGAAATAGAGCCAAACAAAGCCCATATTCATTATTGGTCAGTTGAGTATCGAAGGAAAATTTTACCTGTTGTAAATCAATTTCTTCAGTCCAATCCAACCTACGAAGAACTAAAATTTTACCAAATCACAAAAAGTTATATCGACCCTGAAAACAGACTGCCCTTTTGGGTGTATCAAAAGTTTAATCTATAG
- a CDS encoding TniB family NTP-binding protein, protein MKHLTDKTKKFVESATIEDRIHSCRNSKWIGYTQASKIMNKLEELLIYPKTVRMPNLLIVGDSNNGKTAILDKFKQKNLSYVDEDVRVISPVVLVQAPPEPDERRFYNAILEVLYAPYRTSEKLDSRYLRVKKLLLNLKTKVLIIDEIHHVLAGSPSKQRKFLNVIKHLSNDLQISLVCSGTKLAFNAIQSDQQLANRFDPRVLPRWNNDIELKRLLVSFEALLPLKEESLLIEPSMSNKILSLSEGLIGEIAKILELSSIEAIKSGKEKITKEILNNIDYISPEDRKKKFIS, encoded by the coding sequence ATGAAACATTTAACAGATAAAACAAAAAAATTTGTAGAGTCAGCTACAATTGAAGACAGGATTCATTCTTGCAGAAATAGCAAATGGATTGGCTACACCCAAGCTTCCAAAATTATGAATAAATTGGAAGAACTGTTGATCTATCCGAAAACTGTCCGGATGCCCAACCTTTTAATTGTAGGAGATTCAAATAATGGCAAAACAGCTATTCTTGATAAGTTTAAACAGAAAAATTTATCCTATGTTGACGAAGATGTAAGGGTTATTAGCCCTGTTGTTTTGGTACAAGCTCCTCCCGAACCGGATGAACGAAGGTTTTATAATGCCATTTTGGAAGTCCTCTATGCGCCATATCGAACATCTGAAAAATTAGATAGTAGATATTTAAGAGTTAAGAAACTATTACTTAACCTTAAAACTAAAGTTTTAATAATTGATGAAATACATCATGTTTTAGCAGGCTCCCCATCTAAGCAAAGAAAATTTTTGAATGTGATTAAGCATTTATCAAATGATCTACAGATCTCGTTGGTTTGCTCGGGAACAAAACTAGCTTTTAATGCAATACAATCTGATCAACAACTGGCAAATAGATTTGATCCAAGAGTTTTACCTCGATGGAATAATGATATTGAATTAAAAAGGTTACTCGTGAGTTTCGAAGCTTTACTTCCACTAAAAGAAGAATCTCTTTTGATAGAACCCTCCATGTCAAATAAGATACTCTCATTGAGTGAAGGACTTATAGGAGAAATTGCCAAAATACTTGAATTAAGTAGTATTGAAGCAATCAAAAGCGGTAAGGAAAAAATAACAAAAGAGATTTTAAATAATATTGATTATATTTCTCCCGAAGACAGAAAGAAAAAATTCATTTCTTAA